The Nitrospirota bacterium genome contains a region encoding:
- a CDS encoding 1-deoxy-D-xylulose-5-phosphate synthase, producing MNTNKTRIMYIELKTDLAGPARIGRVKLSKTGKSIHYKDKTFQTLKGQGFKSNYFDVDSGDEYWISGCRKDGMDALYSTDVEIDEDVREEYWTKIRGLPEKKHIGTFRAKGKY from the coding sequence ATGAATACAAATAAAACAAGAATAATGTACATCGAGCTCAAAACCGATCTCGCAGGCCCAGCACGGATCGGTCGCGTGAAACTATCGAAGACAGGAAAATCAATCCATTATAAAGACAAGACATTTCAGACATTGAAAGGCCAAGGCTTTAAATCAAACTACTTTGACGTGGATTCCGGGGATGAATACTGGATCTCCGGCTGCAGAAAAGACGGAATGGATGCACTTTATTCAACTGACGTTGAAATAGATGAAGACGTAAGAGAAGAATATTGGACTAAAATACGGGGCCTGCCCGAGAAAAAGCACATTGGGACTTTCCGAGCAAAAGGAAAATATTAA
- a CDS encoding AMP-binding protein, translating into MFNYEHEYRTFRLEMPEKFNFSYDVFDKWAQEPNKVALFWTSEDGDEKKFTFDELKRLSLHFSAYLKSLEINKGDRVLLMLPVVPEWWISMLGMLRLGVIAIPATTLLTPKDISYRIEAAEIKAVITDSENAGKVDEALSGIQTVKRLILIDGMRKGWDTYDSKASLPPIEKTETMSDEPALIYFTSGTTGPPKMVLHTHASYPLAHIVTGKYWLDLKPDDLHWTLSDTGWAKAAWCAFFGPWHMGSAIFTHHKRGKFDAHYCLGVLEKYRVTSFCAPPTAYRMMVLEDLKAFNLKNLRHCAAAGEPLNPEVIQKWRNGTERLIYDGYGQTETVNLLANFPSIPVKPGSMGRPVPGFYVSVIDDEGNELSPDIEGEIAVRVKPERPVGLFKEYVKKPAATEKCYRGNWYLTGDRAYKDEDGYFWFVGRADDIILSSGYRIGPFEVESALLEHPSVAEAAVVASPDEIRGEVVKAFVVLKRGFEPSDGLLKELQEHTKKTTAPYKYPRKIEFVHELPKTITGKIKRYELRKMEFERRT; encoded by the coding sequence GGGCTCAGGAGCCGAATAAGGTTGCCCTTTTCTGGACATCTGAAGATGGCGATGAAAAGAAATTTACCTTTGATGAGTTAAAGAGGCTCTCCCTTCATTTTTCCGCATATCTTAAATCCCTTGAGATCAACAAAGGAGACAGGGTGCTCCTGATGCTTCCTGTGGTGCCTGAGTGGTGGATTTCAATGCTCGGAATGCTGAGGCTTGGGGTTATTGCAATCCCTGCCACGACCCTCCTGACCCCTAAGGACATTTCTTACAGGATAGAGGCAGCAGAGATCAAGGCTGTTATTACTGATAGTGAGAATGCAGGAAAGGTTGATGAGGCTTTGTCAGGTATACAGACAGTAAAGAGATTGATACTCATTGATGGGATGCGGAAGGGCTGGGATACTTATGACAGCAAGGCCAGCCTTCCTCCAATTGAGAAGACTGAGACAATGTCTGACGAACCCGCCCTCATTTACTTTACCTCAGGCACTACAGGGCCTCCAAAGATGGTCCTTCATACTCATGCATCTTATCCGCTTGCCCACATCGTAACAGGGAAATACTGGCTGGATTTAAAGCCTGATGATCTGCACTGGACACTCTCAGACACGGGGTGGGCAAAGGCAGCCTGGTGTGCTTTTTTTGGCCCCTGGCACATGGGCTCTGCAATCTTTACTCACCATAAAAGGGGTAAGTTTGACGCCCATTACTGCCTGGGAGTTCTTGAGAAATACCGTGTTACATCCTTCTGTGCGCCTCCGACTGCATACAGGATGATGGTGCTTGAAGATTTAAAGGCATTTAATCTGAAAAATTTAAGACATTGCGCTGCTGCAGGAGAACCACTAAACCCCGAGGTTATACAAAAGTGGAGGAATGGCACTGAAAGACTTATATACGATGGCTACGGCCAGACTGAAACAGTAAATCTCCTTGCAAATTTCCCTTCAATACCAGTAAAGCCTGGCTCTATGGGGAGACCTGTGCCTGGCTTTTATGTCTCTGTAATAGATGATGAGGGGAATGAATTGAGCCCTGACATTGAAGGTGAAATAGCAGTCAGGGTCAAACCAGAAAGGCCTGTGGGGCTGTTTAAGGAGTATGTTAAAAAACCTGCAGCCACAGAAAAATGCTACAGGGGCAATTGGTATCTGACAGGAGACAGGGCGTATAAAGATGAAGACGGCTATTTCTGGTTTGTTGGAAGGGCAGATGACATAATATTAAGCTCTGGCTACAGGATTGGCCCATTCGAGGTTGAGAGCGCCCTCCTCGAACACCCTTCTGTGGCAGAGGCTGCGGTTGTTGCAAGCCCCGATGAAATAAGAGGCGAGGTGGTTAAAGCGTTTGTTGTTCTTAAAAGAGGTTTTGAACCCTCAGATGGTCTTTTAAAAGAGTTGCAGGAGCATACCAAAAAAACTACAGCGCCTTATAAATACCCTCGAAAAATCGAGTTTGTCCATGAGCTGCCAAAGACAATAACCGGGAAGATTAAGAGATATGAGCTTAGAAAAATGGAATTTGAGAGAAGAACGTAA